Part of the Aquimarina sp. TRL1 genome, TTTGTTTTTTTGTGTGATGCAGGATACAAAAAAAATAGCCGCTACTCTCAAAGAGTATTTTGGATACGACACATTCAGACCCTTACAGGAAAAAATCGTAGCCTCTGTATTAAATGGACATGATAACCTGGTTATTATGCCGACTGGTGGGGGAAAATCAATATGTTATCAACTTCCCGCTTTATTATTAGAGGGAATAACATTAGTCATTTCCCCACTAATTGCATTAATGAAAGATCAAGTAGACGGTCTGAATGCAAATGGGATTCCCGCTTCTTTTTTTAACAGTAGTCAAACAGTTGAAGAACAACAGGAACTCTTCGGACAACTGGCAGAGGGCGCTATAAAAATTCTTTATCTGGCACCTGAGAGCCTATCGTTATTTGAAGGAGCACTATCTACACTCTCTATTAGTTTAATCGCTATTGATGAAGCGCATTGTATCTCTTCATGGGGGCATGATTTTCGACCTGCATATACCCGACTCGGGTATCTAAAAGAACGCTTCCCTTCTACTCCTATGATTGCGCTTACCGCAACCGCAGATAAAGCTACCCGAAAAGATATATGTGATCAATTACGCATTCCTGAGGCTACAGTACACCTGGCTTCGTTCGATAGAGAAAATCTAAGCCTGGAAGTACGAGCCGGAACCAAAAGAATCGAACAGATCATTCGTTTTCTGAATCAACATCCTGAAGAGAGTGGTATCATTTATTGTTTAAGTAGAAAAACCACAGAAGCCATCGCTGATCGTCTGACAAGTACTGGTTTTTCTGTTGCTGCATATCATGCTGGTTTAGCCCATGATCAACGTTCAAAGATCCAAGAACAGTTTATCAATGATACTATTCAGATTGTTTGTGCCACCATTGCTTTTGGAATGGGGATAGATAAATCAAATGTACGATGGGTTATTCACTATAACTTACCGAAAAACATAGAAAGTTATTATCAGGAAATCGGAAGAGCCGGAAGAGACGGACTTCCCTCTACCACCCTCTTGTTTCATAGCTACTCAGATGTCATTCAGCTCCAAAAATTCGCAGATCAATCAGGTAATAAAGAGGTACAACTGGCCAAACTGGAGCGAATGAAGCAATATGCAGATGCGCTGAGCTGCCGAAGAAAAATATTATTGAGTTATTTTGGAGAAATTATAGAAGAAGACTGTGGCAACTGTGATGTATGTAAGAACCCACCGCAATTTATAGATGGAACCATTATCGCTCAAAAAGCCCTTTCTACCATATATCGGGTCAAAGAACAAGAGCCTATTGGTACGATAATAGATATTATGAGGGGAGCGCAAAATGCTTCAGTATATGATAAAAATTATCAGCAACTAAAAACCTATGGAATTGCCAGGGATATTTCTTGGAAAGACTGGCAACAATACCTTATACAATTGATTAATCAAGGGTATATAGAAATAGCTTTTGACCAGCATAATAAATTAAGGCTAACAGCGCGATCCCGTAAAGTACTATTCGAGAAAGAAACAGTACTGCTAGCGCATCTCCAAGAACTGGAAAAAGCAAAAGAAAAACTCCCGGTTGCTCCTCTGCAAACAGCTCGTACTTTATTCGAAAAACTACGTCAATTACGACTATCACTTGCCAAAGAAGCAGGCATTCCAGCCTACCAAATCTTTAATGATGCTACGCTTAAAGAAATGGAAAAAGAAAAACCAACCACTGATGAAATGTTTATGCAGATCAACGGTGTCGGTAAACAAAAAATGAAAGATTATGGATATGTCTTTATTAAGGAGATCAGGAATTTTGTAAATGAAAAGCCTGTAAAAAAGAAGACATCAAAAAACAAGGGAAATACCCATAAGGTTACTTTAGAAGCATATGAAAGAGGGCTTTCCATAGCAGAAATTGCTATAGAAAGACAATTAGCCGAAGCTACTATTATGTCTCACTTATTAAAACTCCATGAAGAAGGAGCCTCAATAGATCTTCATCAATTTATAGACAAAAATGACCTCGAAGCGATCAAAAAGGCAAAAGAAACCTTAAATACCCCTGATGGTCTAAAAGTCTATTATGAATACTTTGAAGAGGCGATTAGTTATAATCACATCAAAATAGGATTAGCAATTCTAAACAAAGAATAAATAAGGGAACTTATTGATCTATAACCGGGCTGATTGTCACTTCAAAACGGTTCTGTTGTTCTATGGTATCAAATCCTTTATGTAACGCATCAGAGGCAACACTTAGCGGATAAAATGTTATCGGTTCTATACATACCATTTCACGAACTTCTGTCCATAACATCATATGTCTGAACCCTGTCGTCTGAACTCGTACTCCAACAGCAGCTGAATTCTTTAATATTACTTCATTACAATTATAAATAGGTAATGCTGGACCTCCTGCTTCTATAACCTGTTCCAATGAATATTCTTGCCCTCCTGCCAAAAAACGTTGGTTGTCTCCATAAGTCTTAAATGCCGGATGAAACCCCAGCATATACGGCATTGCTTTTTCTCCTTTAATCTGAAATGAAACCACCACGGCATCGTCCTGTAGCTGAATCGTTTTTTCGAATTCAAAATCATACGGCCAATAGAGAAACTCTTGTGCAGATCGATTCGGAAACTTAGGGTTTATAATCTGTTCTCCTGCCGTATATTTCTTTGTTAAAACAAGCTTGTTTTTATTAACAGTCACCATGGTATAAGCTAATGTTCTAAGAATGCCATGCTGATCCATTTTGGCAACTCCTTTAGGAGTTAACACAGCATAATTATTCATTTTTGTAGCTCCAATCACCGGAAACATTTCTATTTCAGTACTTCCCCAACCCGGTTCTCCTTTTTGGTGCATTAACTCATGATTATTATAAGAATAACTAATAATTTCTCCGTTTAATACTGTAACTGATGACTTTCCATCTTTACTATATAATATATGCTTTGCTGCTTCCAATGTTATAAGAATTAAGTAAACTCCGAATCAAATTCCGGAGCATATTTCGCTTTCATCGATAGATTCCTTCAAAATGTATTTAGAAGGTGCCTATAGGCATCTTTTAATTTTTTAAAGAGTCCCTTAAGTAATAGCTATCTCAATCTGTAAATGCTACAGCATTCAAAATTAAGCCAGACCCCGGGACAATATGCTCTAATGTTATTTTCTCTAAACTAGGATCTAAGGTTTTTTTTATAAAATCAATATCGATATTCCCCTTCCCTACATCTAATAGTGCCCCCATCATTAACCGTATCTGGTTTCTTTTAAACCCTGCGCCTTTCACTCGTAAAAGATAACTATCTTTTGGAAAAAAATTAGCTGTATACAACTCATTTTTTACTATCTCACAACAAAAAATTTCTCCTTCTACAATTGTTTTTTCTGTAGGGCGATGACAATAGGAACGAAAATTGTGTTTTCCTTCGAAAAGAGAAGCTGCTTTTTTCATAGCTTCAATATCCAGTTCTTCTGAGATATTATACATAAAAGGTGCACAAAATGGATGAAACTTTGCCCCGAATGAAAACAAATAAACGTATTCCTTTATTTTCGGATGTTGGATTATATTAAACTTTTCATCTGTTTCTTCTATTTTTAACCCTCGAATATCCTGAGGTAAATTCTTGTTAAATAAATAAAAAAAATCATCTAGATCCAAAGGCGTATTTTCTACAAATAACTCTATATATGTTTCATTAGCAGATACCTTTGCATCGGTACGCCCACTGGCTAATATTTTAAAATCTTTATGTCCTAAAACATAGGCTATGGTACGTTCTGTCATGCGCTGTAATGTATTTACGTCAGGTTGTTTCTGCCATCCGTGAAACCGAAAGCCTAAATATTGTAACTGGATGATATAATAGTACCTTTTCCGAAACATTTAACTTGTATATTTATTTACCGAATATAGATAAATTATGCATTTCACCGATATTTTTTCAATATTTAAGGTAAAAAAAATTTTAATCCACTCTTTTAAGTTATATATTTGAGTAGCAAATGATTTTACACAATTAAAAAGAAATTAAATTATGGTTAGAGCAAAATATCAGGAAGTTTTAGACTTAGGAGAACAATTAAATGTGCAGAATGGAGATGTAACAGAGGAAAATGGAATACTGAAAATAGCTGGAACAACGAATACACAATATGAAAAAAACTTATTATGGGATAAAATCAAAGAAATCGGTGGTGATTCACCTGCTGATCTAGAAGCAGATATCAAAGTTTCTGATACTTCAGTATACCACAGACATGTGGTTAAGGGGGGAGAATCTCTAAGTAAAATTGCTAAGCATTATTATGGAGATCCAATGAAGTACAAACAAATCTTTGAAGCTAACACAAATATTTTGTCTAATCCAGACGTAATACACCCAGATCAAGAATTGGTTATCCCAAATTTGTAATTGGTTTAATACATTTTAATTAAAAACGTCTTATGCTTTATTAGTTTAAGGCGTTTTTTGTTATTATGCCCTCCCCTTTCAGAAGAAAAACTTTTTCACTTCCAAACATTACTTTTTACACATAAATAAACAACTGTTTTACCTTATTTCTCTCTTAAAACATTCATAAAAGACTGTTTTATAACAATATATTTCATATTTAAGATAGGTTTTGAGTATTTTTACAGCACACAAACTCAAACTTAATATAACATGAAAACTCATTTTTTATGGTTAGCATGCCTATTCTTTATTGGCATCAGTTATTCTCAAACTAATAACTACTGGACCCCAGCTACAATTTCAAAAAGTAATATTGTACAGCCCTCTAAAAAAGAATTGTCCAACAACACTATTTTAGGTCTCAATCTGGAGGGAATAAAAAAAGCCTTGCAAAAGGCTCCGCTTAAAAGCAAAACAACAGCTTCTTCATTAACCATTCAATTTCCTGATAAAAACGGGGAATTAAAAACGTATCGTATTTTCGAAAGAACAGTTTTGCACCCGGAGCTCGCTAAAGAATTTCCTGATATAAAATCGTATACAGGTATCAATGTGAATGATAAGGCAACACTAATACATTTTAGTATCGCTTCGGATGGTTTCCACGGAATGATAACTTCCCCAAACAAAATTGCTACTTATATTGATCCATACACAAAAAACAATGCTTCGTATGTTCTTTATTCAAAAAGTGATTTATCTGCAAGAAGTAATTTTGCCTGCGCAGTAGAGGATCAAGTGTCTACAAAACAAGTAAGCAACCCACTTCTTAAAAATGCAAATGATGGTAAATTAAGAACCTACCGTCTGGCAATTGCCTGTACTGGGGAATATTCACAATTTCACCTAAATAATCAAGGAGTTCCTTCCAGTGCTTCTGATGCAACAAAAAAGGCAGCTGTTCTTTCTGCCATGAATACAACAATGACCCGTGTAAATGGTATTTATGAAAGAGATCTTGGTGTAACCATGCAATTGGTACCTAATAACACAAAAATCATATACTTAAATGCTAGTACTGATGGTCTGTCTAATAATAATGCCGGAGCGCTTATCGGAGAAAGTCAGCGAGTATGCGACAGAGAAATTGGAAGTAGTAATTACGACATTGGACACACATTTAGTACTGGTGGAGGTGGTCTTGCTGGACTTGGTGTTGTATGCCGTAACGGTAGTAAAGGAAGAGGAATCACCGGTTCGAGTAACCCGATTTCTGATCCATATGATATTGACTATGTCGCACATGAAATAGGACATCAATTTGGTGCCAATCACACTTTTAATAATGCTTGTGGAGGAAATAGAAATAGCTCTACTGCCATGGAACCAGGTAGTGGAAATACAATTATGAGTTATGCGGGAATCTGTTCTCCAAACGTTCGTAATAATAGTGATGATCACTTTCATGCAATTAGTATTCAAGAGATGTGGAATCATGTATCCAGCACTTCCTGTGCAGTAAGTAGCAATACAGGAAACAATGCTCCAACAGCCAATGCAGGTGCTAATTATACAATCCCAAAATCAACTCCCTTTATCCTGAAAGGTAGTGCTACTGATGCAGATGGAGATGCTCTTACCTATAACTGGGAACAAATGGATAATCAAATAGCAACCATGCCTCCTAATAGTTCCTCTTCTTCTGGACCTGCTTTTCGTTCTTATCCATCAAGCAGTTCTCCGGATCGCTATATGCCTAAATTATCAACTGTAATCGGCGGAAGTACTTCTTCTACCTGGGAAGTTGTTCCTTCTGTTGCCCGAACAATGAAATTCAGACTTACTGTAAGGGATAATCATGCCGGTGGAGGAAATTCGGCATCTGATAACATGACGGTTAGCGTAAGTGGTAATGCTGGTCCTTTTGTGATCAATAGCCCTAATACCAATGTCAGCTGGTCTGCCAACTCTTCTCAGACGGTAACATGGAATGTAGCTGGAACTACAGCTAATGGTATTAATGCTGCTAATGTAGATATTCTATTATCTACTGATGGAGGAAACACCTACCCTATTACATTAGCTAGTAATGTTACAAATGATGGATCACATACGATAACAGTACCTAATAATCAGGGAAGTCAAAACCGAATCATGGTTAGAGGAAGTAACCATATATTCTATGATATATCTAACGCCAACTTTACCATCACAGGAGGTGGTTCCGGCGATACACAAGCTCCTAGTACACCAACTGCATTAGCAGCTTCTAACGCTACTCAAACCACTATTGATTTGAACTGGACTGCTTCAACAGATAATGTAGGAGTAACGGGTTATGACGTCTATGCAGGAAATACAATGATTGGGACTGCTACCACTACATCTTATACAGCTACAGGATTAACTCCGGATACTTCGTATACTTTTAAAGTTAAAGCAAAAGATGCTGCCGGTAATATGTCACAATTCAGTAATACTGCCACTTTATCTACATTACCTGGTACTGGAGGAGACGGTTGTACTAATGGTATTTCTTCTTTCCCTTATAAACAAGGTTTTGAAAATACAATAGGCAACTGGATACAGTCAACGAATGACAACCTAAATTGGACAGTGGATGCTAACGGAACCCCTTCTAGAAATACAGGTCCTTCAAATGCAGCACAAGGAACGTATTACTTATATATAGAAGCTTCTGGATCTGGATTCCCTAGAAAAAGAGCTATTATTACTTCTCCTTGCCTTGATCTTACCAATATAAATCAAGCAAGTTTTGCCTTTAAATATCATATGTACGGAGCAAGCTCTATGGGAAGTCTCCATTTAGAAATTAGTAAGGACGGAGGAACCACATGGACTTCTATCTGGAATAAATCAGGTAATCAAGGAAATTCATGGAAATCCGCTACTATTGATCTAGGCTCCTATATTGGCAGTGGGGTTCAATTACGATTTAATGGGTTAACAGGAAATACCTGGCAAAGTGACATTGCAATAGATGATGTAGTACTCAGTTCTAATACTACTGACCCAACATGTACAGATGTTAATCTAACGATTAAGTTAGACAATTACCCTCGTGAAACCTCCTGGGAGATCAAAGACACGAATAATCAGACAGTTGCCAGCGGAGGTCCTTATACATCTGAACCAAGGGGAGCTACTGTAACCGCTACTAAATGTTTAGCTGCGGGGTCTTATACGTTTACTATTAAAGACACTTATGGTGATGGGATTTGCTGTAGCTATGGAAATGGTAATTACAAGTTAACTGCCGGAACAACCACTTTGGCTTCTGGAGGGCAATTTGCCGGAAGTGAATCCACCACCTTTACCATAGGGAATTTTGCCAAAGGAGTTGAAGTTGATTCTTTTGAAACTACTACTCAAAACAGTCTTGAGTTGTTTCCTAATCCTATAAAAGGAAATGAAATGTTAACGGTTATCCACTCTGGAAAAAAGGCATCCTTTATCCTTAGAGACATTGTTGGCAGAACGATTAAAAAAGGAACTATCAACAATAATACGATATCCTTCAAAGAGGTTAATAGCGGTGCATATCTATTGTCATTAATTATAGATGAAAAACACTCAACCCATCGGGTTATAAAAAAGTAATACCCCGTTTTGTGGGAAAAAGCAGGTATCGATCGGTACCTGCTTTTTTTATATCCAACTGCCCTGCTTGTTAGTACCATCTATTCCTGTAAAATATTACTGAAAAACCGTAATAAAACAATAGGCTAACCACATAAATAATAAATTTTATTCAATTAATTAACATTTATGTTAAAAATATTTCAAAAAAACTTAAGAATTTCTACATTTGATTAACACAAATTTAAAACAAACCAAAAATTATGAAAAAACAATTATCATGGCTTCTATGCCTATGTTGTATTGGTATTGGGTACTCACAAACCAATAACTACTGGAAAAAGACCACGGTCAAATCCCAAACTAGTATCATTACAACTAAGAGAAATCTACCTAATAAAACAGTATTTGGATTAGATATAGAAGGCTTGAAAAAAGTTTTGAAAGGCTCTCCGTCAAGGGAAAAATCTGCTGGAAAATCGAACGTCATAGTTCAATTCCCGAATGCTAATGGAGATATGGAATCTTTTAAAATTTTTGAAGCCCCTGTAATGCATCCTGATCTGGCTGCCAAATATCCATCTATCAAATCATATGCAGGACAAGGTATCGATGATCCTACCGCAATCATCAGGTTTAGTATTGCTCCATCAGGCTTACAAAGTATGAAACTATCTGCTTCTGAAGGTTCGGTATTTATTGAGCCTTATACTACAGATGGAAGTTATACAATCTATAAAAGGTCAGAAAAGACCGCTACAGAAAGTAAATTACGTTGTTTAGTAGAAGAGAAAACTTCACATAAGAACTTTTCTGGTACAACCAAAAGAAATGCTGATGATGGTATTCTTCGCACTTTTAGGCTTGCAGTTTCTACCAACGGAGAGTATACGCAGTTTCATGGAGGAACAAAAGCAGGAGCAATGGCTGCTATCAATGCAACCATGACACGTGTAAATGGAGTCTATGAAAATGATTTTGGAATTACTATGGTATTAATTGCTAATAATGATGATGTTATTTATACCAATGCTAGTACAGACCCTTACTCTAATGGAAGTTTCAACAGCCAATTACAGTCTACCTTAACTAGTGTAATTGGAGAGGCTAATTACGATGTTGGGCATTTGTTTGCAAAAGCAGGAGACAACGGAAATGCAGGATGTATCGGTTGTGTATGTGTCAATAACCGTAAAGGGAGTGCTTTTACTTCCAGAGGAACTCCTGAAGGAGATGCTTTTGATATCGATTATGTAGCACACGAATTAGGACATCAATTTGGAGCAAATCACACTTTTACCATTAGAAACGAAGGAACGAATGCTCATTATGAACCTGGTAGTGGTAGTACTATTATGGGATATGCAGGAATTACAGGAGCCACTGATGTACAGCAAAACAGTGATCCGTACTTTCACTTTTTCTCAATTCAGCAGGTAACCAATTATGTAAAATCTACCAACTGTCAGACAAATACAAATACAGGGAATGCTGTTCCTACAGTAAATGCAGGAGCGGACTACACCATTCCGAAAGGAACTCCATTCGTACTTACAGGGCAGGCAAATGATACAGACGGAGATACATTAACATACTGCTGGGAACAAGCGGATGAAAATGACGCTTCATCTACATATCCAAGTGCTACAGGAACCTCTGGAGTAACTTTTAGGTCCTATAACCCTACTACAGATAACAAACGATATTTCCCAAGATTAGAAACGATCAAAACAGGAGCTACTTCCTGGCAATGGGAAGCAGTGCCTACTGTAGCTAGAA contains:
- a CDS encoding LysM peptidoglycan-binding domain-containing protein produces the protein MMVRAKYQEVLDLGEQLNVQNGDVTEENGILKIAGTTNTQYEKNLLWDKIKEIGGDSPADLEADIKVSDTSVYHRHVVKGGESLSKIAKHYYGDPMKYKQIFEANTNILSNPDVIHPDQELVIPNL
- a CDS encoding tRNA pseudouridine(38-40) synthase TruA, with the protein product MFRKRYYYIIQLQYLGFRFHGWQKQPDVNTLQRMTERTIAYVLGHKDFKILASGRTDAKVSANETYIELFVENTPLDLDDFFYLFNKNLPQDIRGLKIEETDEKFNIIQHPKIKEYVYLFSFGAKFHPFCAPFMYNISEELDIEAMKKAASLFEGKHNFRSYCHRPTEKTIVEGEIFCCEIVKNELYTANFFPKDSYLLRVKGAGFKRNQIRLMMGALLDVGKGNIDIDFIKKTLDPSLEKITLEHIVPGSGLILNAVAFTD
- a CDS encoding aldose 1-epimerase, with the protein product MEAAKHILYSKDGKSSVTVLNGEIISYSYNNHELMHQKGEPGWGSTEIEMFPVIGATKMNNYAVLTPKGVAKMDQHGILRTLAYTMVTVNKNKLVLTKKYTAGEQIINPKFPNRSAQEFLYWPYDFEFEKTIQLQDDAVVVSFQIKGEKAMPYMLGFHPAFKTYGDNQRFLAGGQEYSLEQVIEAGGPALPIYNCNEVILKNSAAVGVRVQTTGFRHMMLWTEVREMVCIEPITFYPLSVASDALHKGFDTIEQQNRFEVTISPVIDQ
- a CDS encoding reprolysin-like metallopeptidase, which produces MKTHFLWLACLFFIGISYSQTNNYWTPATISKSNIVQPSKKELSNNTILGLNLEGIKKALQKAPLKSKTTASSLTIQFPDKNGELKTYRIFERTVLHPELAKEFPDIKSYTGINVNDKATLIHFSIASDGFHGMITSPNKIATYIDPYTKNNASYVLYSKSDLSARSNFACAVEDQVSTKQVSNPLLKNANDGKLRTYRLAIACTGEYSQFHLNNQGVPSSASDATKKAAVLSAMNTTMTRVNGIYERDLGVTMQLVPNNTKIIYLNASTDGLSNNNAGALIGESQRVCDREIGSSNYDIGHTFSTGGGGLAGLGVVCRNGSKGRGITGSSNPISDPYDIDYVAHEIGHQFGANHTFNNACGGNRNSSTAMEPGSGNTIMSYAGICSPNVRNNSDDHFHAISIQEMWNHVSSTSCAVSSNTGNNAPTANAGANYTIPKSTPFILKGSATDADGDALTYNWEQMDNQIATMPPNSSSSSGPAFRSYPSSSSPDRYMPKLSTVIGGSTSSTWEVVPSVARTMKFRLTVRDNHAGGGNSASDNMTVSVSGNAGPFVINSPNTNVSWSANSSQTVTWNVAGTTANGINAANVDILLSTDGGNTYPITLASNVTNDGSHTITVPNNQGSQNRIMVRGSNHIFYDISNANFTITGGGSGDTQAPSTPTALAASNATQTTIDLNWTASTDNVGVTGYDVYAGNTMIGTATTTSYTATGLTPDTSYTFKVKAKDAAGNMSQFSNTATLSTLPGTGGDGCTNGISSFPYKQGFENTIGNWIQSTNDNLNWTVDANGTPSRNTGPSNAAQGTYYLYIEASGSGFPRKRAIITSPCLDLTNINQASFAFKYHMYGASSMGSLHLEISKDGGTTWTSIWNKSGNQGNSWKSATIDLGSYIGSGVQLRFNGLTGNTWQSDIAIDDVVLSSNTTDPTCTDVNLTIKLDNYPRETSWEIKDTNNQTVASGGPYTSEPRGATVTATKCLAAGSYTFTIKDTYGDGICCSYGNGNYKLTAGTTTLASGGQFAGSESTTFTIGNFAKGVEVDSFETTTQNSLELFPNPIKGNEMLTVIHSGKKASFILRDIVGRTIKKGTINNNTISFKEVNSGAYLLSLIIDEKHSTHRVIKK
- the recQ gene encoding DNA helicase RecQ — encoded protein: MQDTKKIAATLKEYFGYDTFRPLQEKIVASVLNGHDNLVIMPTGGGKSICYQLPALLLEGITLVISPLIALMKDQVDGLNANGIPASFFNSSQTVEEQQELFGQLAEGAIKILYLAPESLSLFEGALSTLSISLIAIDEAHCISSWGHDFRPAYTRLGYLKERFPSTPMIALTATADKATRKDICDQLRIPEATVHLASFDRENLSLEVRAGTKRIEQIIRFLNQHPEESGIIYCLSRKTTEAIADRLTSTGFSVAAYHAGLAHDQRSKIQEQFINDTIQIVCATIAFGMGIDKSNVRWVIHYNLPKNIESYYQEIGRAGRDGLPSTTLLFHSYSDVIQLQKFADQSGNKEVQLAKLERMKQYADALSCRRKILLSYFGEIIEEDCGNCDVCKNPPQFIDGTIIAQKALSTIYRVKEQEPIGTIIDIMRGAQNASVYDKNYQQLKTYGIARDISWKDWQQYLIQLINQGYIEIAFDQHNKLRLTARSRKVLFEKETVLLAHLQELEKAKEKLPVAPLQTARTLFEKLRQLRLSLAKEAGIPAYQIFNDATLKEMEKEKPTTDEMFMQINGVGKQKMKDYGYVFIKEIRNFVNEKPVKKKTSKNKGNTHKVTLEAYERGLSIAEIAIERQLAEATIMSHLLKLHEEGASIDLHQFIDKNDLEAIKKAKETLNTPDGLKVYYEYFEEAISYNHIKIGLAILNKE